The sequence GTCATGCAGGTCCCTCTTACGTTTTTGTGGGTAGGTGCGTTTTGTTCTATGGAAGAGGGCATggaaggaaaagagggaaaggggggaagggtCGAGATCGTTGCGCGCAGGGGCGAAGAGAagcgaagaagaaaagaggaggaACACAAGCGGCCATACATCCTCCGACGTCGTTTCCTCTCTCACCACCCTTCTCCACCTTTTTATAGGTGTGACTAATCGTTTTCCCTCGATGGACAACTCAGCTCACGCCGTGCACAAGTATCTTTACGCGCTCGgtacacgcatgcgtgcacgtgcgcgcgtagCTGTCTATGAAGGCGtccttttcctttcgttCGGGCCACACGCCTGACCACTCCTGGtggccaccaccgtcgcccATGCACCCGCTCCTCGGGCCGACACCCTCTACACTAAAAATCAGCGAACGTCGCCGGCATCTTGACGGCGTTCGTCGAGCCATCCTGGTAAACGTagcgcacgcaggcgctcgCAGTGGGTCGATGAGGAGAGTGCGGGCGAGGAAAACGATACTTGCCAGCGTCCCCAGATGACGGTGAAACCAGAGACGACGGTGACGTGGCGGCGGTAGCGCTGGCACTGCGACGGTCGCCAACAGCACGACGGCCactgcgcgcggtgctgccagTCGATGCTGACACTGCCCCTGCAGAGCCGGTGCTTGGCAATGGCCGACCAAAGAAGTCGCGCCGCACCGTCGTGATTGTGGTCACAGTTACTGGCGCGGCCATGGTTCCGTCTGCTCGGGGCCACTTGTTGACGGGTGCATCCAccccctctgcgccgcctgccgACGTTGCATGCTCAACTTCGCGAATATCACCCTTCACTGTAGAGTCGGCTTTGTGGACAGGATTCGACGAggctgtggcggcggaggcaaTGCTGtgagcgcgctgccgcttcacACCTCGTTCGAGCGCGTCCGTTGTCGACTGCTGCGACTGACGCTTCAGGAGCTCCATGGACTGCATGATGCGATGCTGGCGGATCTCACCAGACAGGATCTGCCGCACCTCGTTCCGCACCGGCATCATCACGGATGCCACCGACGGCCTTCTCGACAGCTCacggctgccaccaccaccaccaccaccacctgaGTTAGTTGCAAAGCCCGGAGAGCCAGCGTCGCTTTTCGCACCTAAGGGAGACGGCGATGTGCggaggccgctgccgccacgcgGACCGGCACCGCTCCCACCGAAGTGCGACGAGCGTGAAGAGAAGGAGTAGCCGCGATaatcaccgccgccgcttcccgCAAGCGCGTGTTCCACCGGACGCACTACGCCTGCAAGGAGTCTGTCTAGCTCCGGAGCCAGTCGCCACGGCACCTCATCCTCCACGTTCGCCGCGGCCAGCGAGCCGAATGGGCTGAGCGACGctccagcggcaccagcggcggcggtggcggacgACGGGGTGTGTTGCCGATCCCGCTGGTAGTCCAGACCGTACTCGACGTGACGGGCCACAGAtgcctgcagcaggcgctgctctgctggAGGCAGTCGACTGAAAGAGGAGATGGAGTGCGCAGGCAGACGCAGCGATCGGTCGAACAGGCACCGCAGTAGCATAGGCACCACATCGGTGCTTACAACCTCGTCATCGCCGAGGAACGCGGAGGCGTGCGGGCGGCACCCTTCACGGAACTGCTGAGTAACATGCTTCAGCTCCGactgcaggcggcgcagtgTCGCCTGCTCGCGTGGGAACTCGATGCGGCtcccgcgcgccgcggtgctgcagtgTACGTAGCACGTCAGCGCAGACACGTGAcacagccgctccgccgTCCCCATCAGCTCCGGATGCTGAAAGGCCGCCGCGACCACCACGTCCTGCTGCGAGAAGCTATCAGCCGTGGCACTGGTGCGGGAAAAGCTGTAGTCGGTGTAGGCGCGGTTCAGATAATTCTCCTGGAGGCCGTCCATcaggctgccgctgtcgggGCAGCGAGACAGCTTCTGAGCAGCGTACAGATAACCGGGATCGACACGGAAACCCGTGGCTACTGGCTCCATCGCTGCACGCGTCGacgcgtcaccgccaccttTCGTCTCGGCCGTCCGTGTCGCGGCGTAGCCCCCGCCTGTCGGAGCACCGATTGCCCTCTCTCGTTCAAGCGCACGACGCACAGGAACAACGTTGCGGTTGTgctgggcggcagcggcctcaACGAAGGCCTCGTAGTCTATTCCGCACtcctgcttcagcagctgcacagcctTGTTACGCTCGGGCCGGGTGAAGAGTAGCTGCCAGCTGTCACGCAGCGCAACACGGGTGTCCTTGCCTTGCATGCGTCGAATGAGTTCAGTGACGGTGtgccgcgacggcgtcgtgaCGGCAGGTGCCGCGGTggcagaggaggacgcgCCAGTCCCAGCAtcgagacgctgctgctgctgctggtgtacAGCGCTGCTGATGAGCTGCATCGCATTCAGGCAGCTCCGCACATCACCACCGCTGGTCTTGATAAGCTCTGATAGGGCCATCGAGTCGAACATCGTCGCCCCCTCTCGCCACGCGATCTCCTCCAGCCGTGAGAGTAGTCGCTGAGGACGAATGGGCGGCATGTGGTACACGTGGGagcagtgctgccgcagcggccgcagggATGGAACGTAAAAGTCGTTGCAGAGACAGAATACCGGccgatgcagctgctgctggatgAGGTACGCGGCCACACTGCTGTTGGCAATGCCGTCCATCTCATCGATGACAAGGCACTTGGGACGGAGCAAGTGCTGCAccagggaggaagaggcatgcggcgacgacggcgctgctgctgctgccacttcGGCAACGGAAGCGTCACCGCTGTGGCGTTTCCCAACGCCAAGATTGGCAAGGTGATCGATAGCGAACGCCGCCGACCCAGCAGCACCGGACGACGCCGTCAGCCGGCGGACGCAACCTCCAGGTGCCGGCCCGgccgcggccaccgcagTCTTGATGAGCGCCTCCAGCCGCGATGCCGTCCGCTCAACACTCGCGTTCACCTCGATCACCTCGTAGCCGCAATGCGCAGCGAGGACGTGGACGAGTGTCGTCTTGCCAACTCCGGGGGGTCCGGTAAGGACGGCGATGCGCTCCGCGGGCGGTGAAGCCGCGGCTGTAGCACCGGCAGCTGATGCCTGCGCGCCCtttgctgccggcggcgcgtcATCTGGGAACACATAAGCATCCCAAGACTTGAGCCACTGCAGGAGTCGTAGGTTAACGGTTTCATCGCTGAGCACCTCGTGGAACAGCTTGGGGCTGTACTTGGTGACCCACAGCTCCCCGTTGGAAGGGGCGTGATGTGGCCGAGGGCGCGCAGGAGTgcctgcagtggcggcgcggcagtgACGTGCCGGCTCAATGAATtggcgctgctctctctcctcatcATCCAGTACCTCGTCGCGGTCGCCGAGCACCTCCAGTTCGCAACGATCCcggcctgctgctgcccgctGCACGCTCTGCCACTCCGTATTCTCCTGCCGCTtcactcgctgctgctgccgcttcgcctcTTCAGCGTAGATGTCACGCAGCATCGCTCGAGCGCTTAAACCGTCGCGAAGAAAGCCCGCAGGGTCGCTCGCCCGACGGTGCATCGACGAAGGCGCCGCGTCGtccgcgtcgtcctcgtcgtcctcgtccctCGGCTGCAtagctgcgccgctgctacAAAGTGTTGCCGCCTCATCGTCTCCATGCACGGCGACAACGTCATCATCTGCTTCCATGGCCTCGACGTCCACCACCTCGCGCGGGTGCGAGTGGCCCACGGTCTGTGGGATCTTCCGCACACCTGATCTCTGAGCGGcagacgcggcagcaccaccagtGGTCGTCACCCAGCGCACTCGCCCGTTGTCGCCACGGAGCAGAAAGCTGGCGACGCCGACAGGAGGAAACTCGAGGGCGCCCCGCTGTGACCCCGAAGACGGAAGCAGAGAGAGCATGGCCGCCGCAACGgccgaagcagctgcaggacgcGGCGAGGAGAACTCTGGTACGGCTGTGGCAGCGGAAGTCATGGCAGTGGCCACGGGTGCCATGGAGAACACTGGACCAAACACgggcgccacagcagcgtcaTTCGCGCAGGGGACAGACCGCAGAAGATCCTCGTCGCTAAACTCATCATACGCGTCGTcgcccccaccgccgccatcgtggCCGCCACgtgcctgctgcggcggcggcagcggcggctgttCTTCCCCCATGGCCTCCCGCCAGGCCTCCTCGAAGTCCATCACGGCAGGGTGTTCGCTTCGTGTGGTCGACTTCGTTTTCACGCACTGGTCGAGTGCTTTCCTGCGCCTGCTCGCACAGCAAAAGAGAAGgatgcgagagagagagagagagagacgcaagCAGCGTTGTACGGATGTACGTGCGCgcctatatatatatatatatatatatatatatgtgtgtgtgtgtctgctgtAGACTCGTCGGTGCCTATCCATGCCTGTCTGTCGACGCGTGCGGATGGTCACCGCGGGTTAGGAGAACCTGCCGATACAGTGGAGTGctgctcccctcctcccacagCACAACAATCATCACCCAAACAACAGACCCCTCTTCTTTCGTCTGTAGACGGTTagccgccgtggcgcacaCGGACGGTGAATCCTCTCGGTGTGCACGTGCCTGTGATGTGATGGCGGTAGCGGTGAGTGAAAGGCCCTGAGCCAAGAAAGGgcgcgcagagaggagggctgcgtgagagagagTAAGAGAGCGGTAAGGGGAGCGTGAAGGGGCAGAGGTGGATCATATCAGCgagcgcgtgtgtttgtgtgcgcgcggaggAGTCCGCAGTGAAAGCAGAGAGACACCCGTCAACGTCCTCCCAAGGTTATACGCGTGGGCTTAGGTGGAGGTGCTACAAAAATACCAATGAAGCGCACTGCTGGCACCCGCACACCACTGaacctctccctctgcccgTCGATGggcgctccaccaccaccacgccccGAGCGGAGCTGGGAGAAGTGATCGGTAGAAAATGGGAGGCAAGAGTTGAACAGCCCTGGCAAGAGCCACGCAAGTGCTAAAAGCAGGCGCACAGAGAATACTACCACCCCATTCCCATCAACCCCCCTCttcgcatgcgtgtgtgggcgcaTATGCCCGCCAAGGGAGCACAGCACTGTGGTTTCCGTATTCGTTCCGTTTCTCGATGATTCTTCGTATGTTACTCAGTGCCCACTTATACGTTTCTTTTACTTGTGCGTTGTGTTGGACAACggacacacatacactcgCACACAAGCGAGGGGTGAGCGATGGAGAACGACAGACGGAGAGACGGACGCTTCCAACACTCGGTagggggtggtgggaggACGAGGGGCAGATCACAAtcgcagagggagaggggcatgCGCCAacacggagaaggagaatAAGTTGTGCATCTCTGCCCATGCCCGCCCacccctttcccctcctcctccccctccacccttTCCTTCTTCAGCATCCGCAGGGAAGtgcgcacacccacccacccacacacacacacacacacgtacacattCATACACATGCAGACACAATACACATATaatacacacatatacacacatatacatatacacacacatacgtcACGAAAACCGCCGGATCAGCGCAGGAGAGCAGGCGGTGGTGACCATTAGCAGGTGTCTGTCGGTCTGTCggtgtatgcatgtgtatgtgtgtgtatctgtgtgtgtgtgtgtgtgtgtgtgtgtgtgacggcGCTGAACGGTGTTTGGGGAGGAGGTCATatgaagggggaggggcgtgaGGTATGCCAGGAGTCGCTCGCGCTGATCCATAACAGCTGCGACATGCGCGATGGTAGCACGGTGGCGGCTGATCCGTTCCCCTTCTGTCGTCCCTCCCTTACTCCATCAACGCTGACTGCGGATGCTCTCACGCGTCCGCGTGTCCGTCCGTCCCGTcgttcctcctcctgcgcagcCTCGCCcgctctcccctcctccacttGCCGCTTTAAACACCCATCTGGATTGCGACGCTGCCGGGGATGCGGATGGTGCCACTGCTCACTGTTATAACGTTGTCGTGGATCTTGCTGCCGTTCATGTGCTGGAtgcactgctgcaccgacTCCGGGTTGTCAAAGCAGATCATGACCATCAGCTCGAAACGGTTCACATCCAGAATGCGGCCGAAGGCGGAGAAGTGCTCCATGAGGTATCTATTCGTGGTGCCGAACGGCACGTTGTCAATGAAGGCAACGTTCGCCTCGAACGGCGgtaggcgcggcggcggtgggggcagcggcgggtggagctggtgctgctggtactgctgcggctgttgaAAGttctgctgcggctgcagatgagcgccaccgcgaccaCGCATGCCACGGTGGttgccaccagcaccgcggcTGTTGTTGTTATTGCCGCGGCTCATTCCACGCCCTTCGCGGCCCCTACGCGTCGTCTCCGCACCCACCACTTCCGGCACGCCGttactcctcctcctcgcgtgcaccttgcgctgcttctgATCCTCATACGACTCAAAGTTCAAGAACTCCGCAGCGAGGCTCTTCTTGTCACTACCGGTGTTTCCCTTCTTCGTCCGCGAGCGCTTGCTTcgactgctgctggccgcccccttctcctgcTCCGGAGAGGCAGACAAAGCAGTGGCCGCCTCAGCGATACCGGGAATGGCATCGAGCTTCGCCCtggccgccttcgccgccgcctcgtcgcgaAAGGTGACGAACACCGTCGTGATGTCCCTCTTGTTGTTCTTCTTCTCGCGGAAGGAGCCGACCGCCTCGACCTCAGGCCAATcccgcagcgtcgcctccaccgccgaaAAGTGCGTCGTCCGGCACGACGTCTGCACAAGGCGACCGTCCATCATGGAGACTGCtcccgtgcgtgcgcctgtgcgtacaagaagagcagcacgaTAACGGCGCTAGTTGTATGGTTGAGTACGGGTGCAGTTTGTCTGGCCGCGTCTACGTCTGTGTTCCCCTTCTTCCGCCGCTGGTATGGTTCCCTCTTCGTTTTCTGCGGAGAGGCACACGTGTgcggcgcacgcaggcacagcAAGCAAGCGAAACGATAGCCGataagcacacacgcacacacatacacagcaAGCGTGCGCGCAACAGAAGACTCGCTGTGTTCGTTACGGACGCAGTCGTTTGTTTATGCTATGTTAAGGGTGTTGTTggctcgtgtgtgtgtgtgtgtgtattccCGCTGCTTCAGAGAGTTGtgcgtggtgtgtgtgtgtgtggggggggggggagagctGATGtgtgtacatatatatacatatatatatgtgtgtgtgtgtatgtgacACAGAGGATTTTGCACGGCTCGTCATCCGCGGGTGGAGAGAAAGGGATGCGGCGGGCGGCGGGGGAGCACATCGAGGGTGAGAAAGGGAAAGCGAGCGCATTGAAGTCTGGGG is a genomic window of Leishmania major strain Friedlin complete genome, chromosome 17 containing:
- a CDS encoding putative RNA-binding protein produces the protein MMDGRLVQTSCRTTHFSAVEATLRDWPEVEAVGSFREKKNNKRDITTVFVTFRDEAAAKAARAKLDAIPGIAEAATALSASPEQEKGAASSSRSKRSRTKKGNTGSDKKSLAAEFLNFESYEDQKQRKVHARRRSNGVPEVVGAETTRRGREGRGMSRGNNNNSRGAGGNHRGMRGRGGAHLQPQQNFQQPQQYQQHQLHPPLPPPPPRLPPFEANVAFIDNVPFGTTNRYLMEHFSAFGRILDVNRFELMVMICFDNPESVQQCIQHMNGSKIHDNVITVSSGTIRIPGSVAIQMGV